One part of the Candidatus Hydrogenedens sp. genome encodes these proteins:
- a CDS encoding DUF4411 family protein → MEKNRGTYQEKRLITPIEVKKEIEKGDDKLKNWVRSKKRNKMFIKPDSFQVEKVKEILSRFGFLSKSEKPDELSADPWLIALAAKNNEEEDKKNPLFQREGNYIYKKNYIVVTEESKRKPEKIPAVCNEIGIECINLIEMLEREKWEF, encoded by the coding sequence GTGGAAAAGAATAGAGGAACTTATCAGGAGAAAAGGCTTATAACTCCCATAGAAGTTAAAAAAGAAATTGAAAAAGGGGATGATAAACTAAAAAACTGGGTAAGAAGCAAAAAAAGAAATAAAATGTTTATAAAACCAGATAGTTTCCAAGTTGAAAAAGTTAAAGAGATTTTAAGTAGATTTGGTTTTTTAAGTAAATCAGAGAAACCTGATGAACTCAGCGCTGACCCCTGGTTAATTGCTCTTGCAGCAAAAAATAACGAAGAAGAGGATAAAAAAAATCCACTATTTCAGAGAGAAGGTAACTACATATACAAAAAAAATTACATAGTTGTAACAGAGGAATCTAAAAGAAAGCCCGAAAAGATACCAGCAGTTTGTAATGAGATTGGGATTGAATGCATCAATTTAATAGAAATGCTCGAAAGAGAGAAATGGGAATTTTAA
- a CDS encoding polysaccharide lyase family protein, whose product MAQRIFLLFIFAVSFLCLSIVAMGQDNTPVNTPSPKLLWEIGSPDNKCLEFALAPTNYSRYGDDSYFMVGHSNPAEDWCYIHPGPKDEWAQTIPHIFTVLFFLKSVETQGDVQLNLYLLEFNKNYPPNLTVYVNGTNFPVRLPPGNGTDEFLSIFDGSVSSAKKIEIPFPSSLLRLGENVIQFTVSSGSWFIYDSVQLFTPDKFELAEPQKTILRIGKPVPIPLVKSIEDKELREVRIPVRCYGQPFQGKITITNNDPIDINLQPGWNTIYYDVKEVDKDTFSSIEIKQEDKTVATRDFIIPPAKQITLYLVPHSHNDIGYTHIQTDVLKIQQGNLAKALDLIEKTKDYPAEAQFHWSAEVLWAVKSLWQSADEQTKERFKKAVNEGYFELPALFANQLTGLCNGEELTHLLDEAHYLSKELGTTIDSALITDVPGYTWGLIPTLAQAGAKYFFIGPNLSWRIGNILEVWGDKPFYWTSPCGKHKVLTWIGFAGYSWFFGGTNAMPEQIRNYLAELEGRNFPYDITLARYSIASDNGPPDDKLPDFVKQWNEQHKTPKLVITTARKALKTFEEKYGNDLPSFAGEITPYWEDGAASSARETALNRNTVRKLMNLETLWALWFSDKYPAEKFQSAWENAILYDEHTWGAHNSISEPDNPFVKEQWAIKKSFAENAEKIKADLFNLFINNFQPDYQTVSQIIVINPTPFPCTKTVIIPASWGRKGNRILKDGKPIPSQVLQSNDLVFIANEVPGWGYATFTIEQDELPTPENPVVVSDNTLQNGLIELLIDPQTGTIKSLKTQADGKEFVKENPQYKTNEYLYTEGRNPANIKRAQNIQIEIKEKGPVMGSIVVHSNSAPGAKEIRCEYVLYANSDIVEIVNSIDKQDIRTPEAVHYAFTFNIDNPNIRYQTPFAVIHLPEQQLPGSCKNYLTVQDWVDIQNEEKGVTLFTPNAPMIEIGKITVDPIEIGWKKGLILEPQVFSYVMNNYWETNYKASQDGWHTFRYYIKPYTKNTNAHPDTLAKQLNSELIIIPTNNIPKPPTNPIQISPDWVLYHLKYNPDEKAYIARLFNPTSEPVSAQIKKPTSTKPIVITSTLSPKHQSEPFTDRSLAPYEMITLKIK is encoded by the coding sequence ATGGCTCAACGAATTTTTCTACTATTTATCTTCGCTGTTTCTTTCCTGTGTTTATCTATTGTTGCTATGGGGCAAGATAATACTCCTGTAAATACTCCGTCACCGAAACTGCTCTGGGAGATAGGTTCACCAGACAATAAGTGTTTAGAGTTTGCTCTGGCACCTACAAATTACTCCCGTTATGGGGATGATTCTTATTTTATGGTCGGGCATTCCAATCCTGCGGAAGATTGGTGTTATATTCATCCCGGACCTAAGGATGAATGGGCTCAAACTATACCCCATATTTTTACAGTCCTATTTTTTTTAAAGTCTGTAGAGACACAGGGCGATGTCCAATTAAATTTGTATTTATTGGAGTTTAATAAAAATTATCCGCCTAATTTGACGGTATATGTAAATGGAACAAATTTCCCAGTTCGACTTCCACCCGGAAATGGAACCGACGAATTTTTAAGTATCTTTGACGGTTCTGTATCTTCCGCAAAGAAAATTGAAATTCCTTTCCCATCTTCATTATTAAGGTTGGGAGAAAATGTCATTCAGTTTACAGTTTCAAGTGGCAGTTGGTTTATCTACGACTCGGTGCAATTATTCACTCCAGATAAGTTTGAATTAGCAGAACCGCAAAAAACTATATTGCGTATCGGTAAACCCGTGCCTATTCCTCTTGTTAAATCTATCGAGGATAAAGAACTTCGGGAAGTACGGATACCTGTTCGTTGTTATGGTCAGCCTTTTCAAGGAAAAATTACGATTACAAACAATGACCCGATAGATATAAACCTTCAACCTGGCTGGAATACTATCTATTACGATGTAAAAGAGGTAGATAAGGACACTTTTTCGTCTATTGAAATCAAGCAAGAAGACAAAACAGTTGCAACTCGGGATTTTATTATCCCTCCTGCCAAACAAATAACTTTATATCTTGTCCCTCATTCTCACAATGATATTGGTTATACCCATATACAAACAGATGTGTTAAAAATTCAACAGGGAAATCTCGCCAAAGCATTAGACCTCATTGAAAAGACAAAGGACTATCCTGCGGAAGCCCAGTTCCATTGGTCGGCAGAGGTTTTATGGGCGGTAAAAAGTCTTTGGCAATCCGCTGATGAGCAGACAAAGGAGCGGTTTAAAAAAGCGGTTAATGAGGGATACTTCGAACTACCGGCTCTTTTTGCAAATCAACTCACAGGTCTTTGTAACGGTGAAGAACTTACACATCTTCTCGATGAAGCCCATTATTTATCAAAAGAATTAGGCACAACCATTGACTCTGCCCTTATAACTGATGTTCCAGGATACACATGGGGATTAATTCCCACACTGGCTCAAGCAGGTGCAAAATACTTTTTTATCGGTCCGAACTTATCCTGGCGGATAGGGAATATCCTCGAAGTTTGGGGCGATAAACCTTTTTATTGGACATCTCCCTGCGGCAAACACAAAGTCCTTACATGGATTGGTTTTGCGGGATACAGTTGGTTCTTCGGTGGGACAAATGCTATGCCAGAACAAATACGCAATTACCTTGCAGAATTGGAAGGACGGAATTTCCCCTACGATATAACTTTAGCACGATATAGCATTGCCAGCGATAATGGACCACCCGATGATAAATTGCCCGATTTTGTGAAACAGTGGAATGAACAACATAAAACCCCAAAACTGGTGATTACAACTGCAAGGAAAGCACTAAAAACCTTTGAAGAAAAGTATGGGAACGATTTGCCTTCCTTTGCCGGTGAAATTACCCCTTACTGGGAAGATGGCGCTGCATCTTCAGCACGAGAAACAGCACTAAATCGCAATACGGTACGGAAACTCATGAATTTGGAAACACTATGGGCATTATGGTTTTCGGATAAATATCCCGCTGAAAAATTTCAATCCGCATGGGAAAACGCTATCCTTTACGATGAGCATACATGGGGAGCCCATAACAGCATTTCAGAACCAGACAACCCCTTTGTTAAAGAACAATGGGCGATAAAAAAATCCTTTGCGGAAAATGCAGAAAAGATTAAGGCGGACTTGTTCAATCTATTTATAAACAACTTTCAACCAGACTATCAAACAGTTTCACAAATTATAGTTATCAATCCGACGCCGTTCCCATGCACAAAAACAGTCATCATCCCTGCGTCATGGGGACGGAAAGGCAATCGCATATTGAAAGATGGGAAACCTATCCCTTCGCAAGTACTCCAATCAAACGATCTTGTATTCATAGCGAATGAAGTTCCCGGATGGGGATATGCAACTTTTACCATAGAACAAGATGAGCTGCCAACACCAGAAAACCCCGTAGTTGTAAGTGATAATACCCTCCAGAATGGGCTTATCGAACTGCTCATTGACCCGCAAACAGGAACTATTAAATCCTTAAAAACGCAAGCCGACGGGAAAGAATTTGTAAAAGAAAACCCACAATACAAAACCAATGAATATCTCTACACAGAAGGCAGAAACCCTGCAAACATAAAACGAGCCCAAAATATCCAGATAGAGATAAAAGAAAAAGGTCCTGTTATGGGAAGTATCGTGGTGCATAGTAATTCTGCTCCGGGGGCTAAGGAAATTCGTTGCGAATATGTGCTATATGCTAATTCAGACATTGTCGAGATTGTAAACTCAATTGATAAACAAGACATTCGCACACCGGAAGCAGTTCATTACGCCTTTACATTCAATATTGATAACCCGAATATTCGCTATCAAACGCCTTTCGCTGTAATTCACCTACCCGAACAACAATTGCCCGGTTCCTGTAAAAATTATTTAACCGTTCAGGACTGGGTGGATATTCAGAACGAGGAAAAAGGGGTTACCCTATTCACACCAAATGCCCCTATGATAGAGATAGGCAAAATCACCGTTGACCCTATAGAAATAGGCTGGAAAAAAGGGTTAATACTCGAACCGCAAGTGTTTTCGTATGTAATGAACAATTACTGGGAAACAAATTATAAAGCGTCTCAGGACGGATGGCATACTTTCCGTTATTACATAAAACCCTATACAAAAAACACCAACGCCCATCCCGATACCCTTGCAAAACAATTAAACTCTGAACTGATTATAATTCCTACGAACAATATACCCAAACCACCGACCAACCCTATACAGATAAGCCCCGATTGGGTACTGTATCATTTAAAATATAATCCCGATGAAAAGGCATACATTGCCCGATTATTCAACCCAACATCCGAACCCGTTTCGGCGCAAATAAAAAAACCAACATCCACCAAACCTATTGTAATTACATCCACATTATCCCCTAAACATCAATCAGAACCATTTACAGACCGCTCCCTCGCACCCTATGAAATGATTACATTGAAAATCAAATAA
- a CDS encoding radical SAM protein, with product MIFIRLSRCNLDCSWCDTRYAFEKGTFFTIEEILNIISQYKCKMVEITGGEPLLQEPVFLLMKILMEKGYTVLLETNGACSVKNVPPGVIKVMDIKCPSSGMENQMLWDNIIYLNPFLDEVKFVIADRNDYDYAVQKIKEFQLDRKCRAVLFSPVAGRISLQEFAHWILQDGLSVRLQIQLHRIIWGENIKGV from the coding sequence ATGATTTTTATACGGTTGTCAAGGTGTAATCTGGATTGTTCGTGGTGTGATACGAGGTATGCCTTTGAAAAGGGAACTTTTTTTACTATTGAGGAAATTTTGAATATCATCTCTCAATATAAATGTAAGATGGTGGAGATTACAGGGGGAGAACCCTTGCTCCAGGAACCTGTTTTTTTATTGATGAAAATACTTATGGAGAAGGGATATACGGTTCTGTTAGAAACGAACGGGGCATGTTCTGTTAAAAATGTTCCACCAGGGGTGATTAAAGTTATGGATATTAAATGTCCTTCAAGTGGCATGGAAAATCAAATGTTATGGGATAATATCATTTATTTGAATCCTTTTCTTGATGAGGTGAAGTTTGTCATTGCAGATAGAAATGATTATGATTATGCAGTCCAAAAGATTAAAGAATTTCAATTGGACAGGAAATGTCGTGCTGTCTTATTCTCCCCTGTTGCCGGGCGTATATCTTTACAGGAATTTGCTCACTGGATTTTGCAAGATGGTTTGTCGGTGCGATTACAGATTCAATTACATCGCATTATCTGGGGCGAAAATATAAAAGGTGTTTAA